From the Microbacterium thalassium genome, one window contains:
- a CDS encoding MMPL family transporter: MSTLLYSLGRWAYHRPWRVLISWLLLLVLAGGGAALFMKGTDNAFSIPGTEAQEGIQMLERTFPQASGTSAQLVVVAADGDLITEDTYATGIDDTVTALEDLDGVIAVTDPFGDLVSGLVADDESAAIIQLQFEGQATEVSDETKEMLQGVSAELLADLPDGAQAAMGGDLFSTDVPALSLIEAVGVLIALFVLIVTFRSLVVAWFPLVSAIIGVGLAIALIFVATAFASVSSTTPMLAIMLGLAVGIDYALFIVARHQDQVRHGMDPAESTARATGTAGSAVVFAGVTVLIALIGLGFAGIPFLTTMGIAAAVAVAIAVLVAVTLTPALLGFAKHRVAGWKPSRGIRLGRRGKTDAASAGTDQPRRAKRPNRWVMLVTRHPVITTVAVVVGLGIVAVPAASLTLALPNAGVQPETSQARQAYDLTAEHFGPGSNGPLIMTGTIVTSTDPLGLMADLAEEIERVPGVKEVALSTPNETADTALIQIVPETAPDDPATADLVRALRAEHDRLLDEYGVDLKVTGFTAVGIDISDRLGAALVPFGIFVVGLSLILLMMVFRSVWVPIKAAAGYLLSVLASFGVVAAVFEWGWFADALHVTRTGPVISFMPIILMGVLFGLAMDYEVFLVSRMREDFVHTDRARDGRGARATAIGAVRSGFTASARVVTAAAVIMFAVFAAFVPEGDSSIKPIALGLAVGIAVDAFIVRMTLVPAVMALLGEKAWWMPRWLDRVLPHFDIEGEAVERERALADWPEPDTTAVIAAEGLAVRADAGRSAGDVTLFADADVRVDEGGTLLVTGEARPTRAFALAVGGRLTPSEGRLRVAGHLLPGRGAWVRAHVGIALLAEADDPVREVRDALAGRTRTVIIDGIDTLDSHDRDQAAAVVLDATRSLRSRRTDEPMPLTVVVTSRTDGPALAFLADAHRPDVQTLALHANTASVSPATEVTA; the protein is encoded by the coding sequence TTGTCCACCCTGCTGTACTCGCTCGGACGCTGGGCGTATCACCGCCCCTGGCGCGTCCTCATCAGCTGGCTCCTCCTGCTCGTCCTCGCCGGCGGCGGCGCGGCGCTGTTCATGAAGGGCACCGACAACGCCTTCTCGATCCCGGGGACCGAGGCGCAGGAGGGCATCCAGATGCTCGAGCGCACGTTCCCGCAGGCCAGCGGCACGAGCGCGCAGCTGGTCGTGGTCGCCGCGGACGGCGACCTGATCACCGAAGACACGTACGCGACCGGCATCGACGACACCGTCACCGCGCTCGAGGACCTCGACGGCGTGATCGCCGTCACCGACCCCTTCGGCGACCTCGTCTCGGGCCTCGTCGCCGATGACGAGTCGGCGGCGATCATCCAGCTGCAGTTCGAGGGCCAGGCCACCGAGGTCTCGGACGAGACGAAGGAGATGCTCCAGGGGGTCTCGGCCGAGCTGCTCGCCGACCTCCCCGACGGCGCTCAGGCCGCCATGGGCGGCGACCTGTTCTCGACCGACGTCCCCGCGCTCTCGCTGATCGAGGCCGTCGGCGTACTCATCGCGCTGTTCGTGCTGATCGTCACGTTCCGCTCGCTCGTCGTGGCGTGGTTCCCGCTCGTGAGCGCGATCATCGGCGTCGGGCTCGCGATCGCCCTCATCTTCGTGGCGACCGCGTTCGCATCGGTGTCGTCCACGACCCCCATGCTCGCGATCATGCTGGGCCTGGCCGTCGGGATCGACTACGCCCTCTTCATCGTCGCGCGACATCAGGATCAGGTGCGCCACGGCATGGACCCCGCCGAGTCCACGGCCCGCGCGACCGGCACGGCCGGATCGGCCGTCGTGTTCGCCGGCGTCACGGTGCTGATCGCGCTCATCGGCCTCGGCTTCGCCGGCATCCCGTTCCTGACGACCATGGGCATCGCCGCCGCCGTCGCCGTCGCGATCGCCGTCCTGGTCGCCGTCACCCTCACGCCCGCCCTGCTCGGGTTCGCGAAGCACCGCGTCGCCGGCTGGAAGCCAAGCCGCGGCATCCGCCTCGGACGACGCGGGAAGACGGATGCCGCGAGCGCCGGCACCGACCAGCCGCGCCGTGCGAAGCGCCCGAACCGCTGGGTCATGCTCGTGACGCGACACCCGGTCATCACGACCGTCGCCGTCGTCGTGGGCCTGGGCATCGTCGCCGTGCCCGCCGCGAGCCTCACCCTCGCCCTCCCCAACGCCGGCGTCCAGCCCGAGACGAGTCAGGCCCGCCAGGCCTACGACCTCACGGCCGAGCACTTCGGACCCGGTTCGAACGGCCCGCTCATCATGACGGGAACGATCGTCACCTCGACCGACCCGCTCGGGCTCATGGCCGATCTCGCCGAGGAGATCGAGCGCGTGCCCGGCGTCAAGGAGGTCGCGCTGTCGACCCCCAACGAGACCGCCGACACCGCGCTCATCCAGATCGTGCCCGAGACGGCGCCCGACGACCCGGCCACCGCCGACCTCGTGCGGGCCCTGAGGGCGGAGCACGACCGGCTGCTCGACGAATACGGCGTCGATCTCAAGGTCACCGGGTTCACCGCCGTCGGCATCGACATCTCCGACCGTCTGGGCGCCGCGCTCGTGCCGTTCGGCATCTTCGTGGTGGGACTGTCGCTGATCCTCCTGATGATGGTGTTCCGCTCGGTGTGGGTGCCGATCAAGGCGGCCGCCGGCTACCTGCTGTCGGTGCTCGCCTCGTTCGGGGTCGTCGCCGCCGTGTTCGAGTGGGGCTGGTTCGCCGACGCTCTGCACGTCACGCGCACCGGCCCGGTGATCAGCTTCATGCCGATCATCCTCATGGGCGTGCTGTTCGGCCTGGCGATGGACTACGAGGTGTTCCTCGTCTCGCGCATGCGCGAGGACTTCGTCCACACCGACCGCGCGCGAGACGGGCGCGGCGCCCGCGCCACAGCCATCGGCGCCGTCCGCTCGGGCTTCACCGCCTCGGCGCGCGTGGTCACCGCGGCCGCCGTGATCATGTTCGCCGTGTTCGCCGCGTTCGTCCCCGAAGGCGACTCGTCGATCAAGCCGATCGCGCTCGGACTTGCGGTCGGCATCGCCGTCGACGCCTTCATCGTGCGCATGACGCTCGTCCCGGCCGTCATGGCCCTGCTCGGCGAGAAGGCGTGGTGGATGCCGCGCTGGCTCGACCGCGTCCTCCCCCACTTCGACATCGAGGGCGAGGCCGTCGAGCGCGAACGGGCGCTCGCGGACTGGCCCGAGCCGGACACGACCGCCGTGATCGCGGCCGAGGGCCTCGCGGTGCGGGCGGATGCCGGACGCAGCGCCGGCGACGTGACGCTGTTCGCCGACGCCGACGTCCGCGTCGACGAAGGCGGCACGCTGCTGGTCACGGGCGAGGCCCGGCCCACGCGCGCCTTCGCGCTCGCCGTCGGCGGGCGCCTGACGCCGAGCGAGGGCCGCCTGCGCGTCGCCGGCCATCTGCTGCCCGGGCGCGGGGCGTGGGTGCGCGCCCACGTGGGCATCGCCCTGCTGGCCGAAGCCGACGACCCGGTCCGCGAGGTTCGCGACGCCCTCGCCGGTCGCACCCGCACCGTGATCATCGACGGGATCGACACCCTCGACTCGCACGACCGCGACCAGGCGGCCGCGGTCGTGCTCGATGCGACCCGCTCGCTGCGCTCGCGGCGCACGGACGAGCCGATGCCGCTCACCGTCGTCGTCACCAGCCGCACCGACGGCCCCGCGCTGGCGTTCCTCGCCGATGCCCACAGACCCGACGTGCAGACGCTCGCGCTGCACGCGAACACCGCTTCCGTCTCCCCCGCCACCGAGGTGACCGCATGA
- a CDS encoding YhgE/Pip family protein: MTLPIERARTRKPITWVTIIGVLLLPVVIGGLLIAALYNPTDRLDSINAAIVNEDDPVTIDGQMVPLGRQLTAGLVGGSDEVEGNLTWTITNADDAEEGLADGDYAAIVTIPSNFSAAATSTQPGETPEQAVIEVTTPPDSLIVDDAITAQIAQTAASVLGEQLSEVYLENVLLGFTTLGEELGTAADGADELADGTAGAAEGTVSLADGVAQLSTGADGLAGGASDISSGVGQLAGGARDLADGASGIASGTDEIASGAGQLASGTAASAAGLNEWAAGARELADGTQQLADGISSMIPDIPDETLDQLDQIAANSDQITANVTDAADQLSALAADCLAQGGTQELCDAVTQVSAQVDSALPAVTGVLDNADTIAEGVRTIADGTGPILGAITGIAGGMDELADGASDAAAGVGQLSDGMSSLASGASDLADGTDTWAAGARSWADGADQTAAGTATWSAGASSWAAGASDAASGAGDLADGITLLADGTGELADGLHTAVEEIPSYTDEEAADTAAVVANPVAAEGLGTNLFGASAIPLLAMLALWFGGLASFVALQAVTGRTLASRMSSPTLAMRALAPAAALGAIQGLLVAGVVQLAAAYAWGDFWVFALVCVVAGVAFAAVNQALVAVFGGAGHGIAALIGVLAVATGIVSTVPGVLMSIASLLPTAPAYNAMVGALTAAGGVGAGLVGLVVWAVLALAVTVIAVTRRRTTSARALLAASPA; this comes from the coding sequence ATGACCCTCCCCATCGAGCGCGCCCGAACGCGCAAGCCCATCACGTGGGTCACGATCATCGGCGTGCTGCTGCTGCCGGTCGTCATCGGCGGCCTGCTCATCGCCGCCCTGTACAACCCCACCGACCGGCTCGACAGCATCAACGCCGCGATCGTGAACGAGGACGACCCCGTCACGATCGACGGCCAGATGGTGCCGCTCGGCCGGCAGCTGACCGCCGGCCTCGTCGGCGGCTCCGACGAGGTCGAGGGCAACCTCACCTGGACGATCACGAACGCCGACGACGCCGAGGAGGGTCTCGCCGACGGCGACTACGCCGCCATCGTGACGATCCCGTCGAACTTCTCCGCCGCGGCGACGTCCACGCAGCCGGGCGAGACGCCCGAGCAGGCGGTCATCGAGGTCACGACGCCGCCGGACAGCCTCATCGTCGACGACGCCATCACCGCCCAGATCGCGCAGACGGCGGCATCCGTCCTCGGCGAGCAGCTGTCGGAGGTCTACCTCGAGAACGTGCTGCTCGGCTTCACGACCCTCGGGGAGGAACTCGGCACCGCCGCCGACGGTGCAGACGAACTCGCCGACGGCACGGCCGGCGCGGCCGAGGGAACCGTGTCGCTGGCCGACGGCGTCGCCCAGCTGTCGACCGGGGCAGACGGGCTCGCGGGCGGCGCGAGCGACATCTCGTCCGGCGTCGGACAGCTCGCCGGCGGCGCGCGCGACCTCGCCGACGGCGCCTCGGGCATCGCCTCGGGAACCGACGAGATCGCCTCGGGCGCGGGGCAGCTGGCCTCGGGCACCGCCGCATCGGCCGCGGGTCTGAACGAATGGGCCGCGGGCGCGCGCGAGCTCGCCGACGGCACGCAGCAGCTGGCCGACGGGATCTCGTCGATGATCCCCGACATCCCCGACGAAACCCTCGACCAGCTCGATCAGATCGCCGCCAACAGCGACCAGATCACGGCCAACGTGACCGACGCCGCCGACCAGCTGTCGGCGCTCGCCGCCGACTGCCTCGCGCAGGGCGGCACGCAGGAGCTGTGCGACGCCGTCACCCAGGTCTCGGCGCAGGTCGACAGCGCTCTGCCGGCCGTCACCGGCGTCCTCGACAACGCCGACACGATCGCCGAGGGCGTGCGCACCATCGCCGACGGCACCGGGCCGATCCTCGGCGCGATCACCGGCATCGCCGGCGGCATGGACGAACTCGCCGACGGCGCATCCGACGCCGCGGCCGGCGTGGGGCAGCTCTCGGACGGCATGTCGTCGCTCGCCTCGGGTGCGTCCGACCTCGCCGACGGCACCGACACGTGGGCCGCGGGCGCCCGCTCGTGGGCCGACGGCGCAGATCAGACGGCGGCCGGGACGGCGACGTGGTCGGCCGGCGCCTCGTCGTGGGCGGCCGGCGCATCCGACGCCGCCTCCGGTGCGGGCGACCTCGCCGACGGCATCACGCTGCTCGCCGACGGCACCGGCGAGCTCGCCGACGGGCTGCACACGGCCGTCGAGGAGATTCCGAGCTACACCGACGAGGAGGCGGCGGACACCGCCGCCGTCGTGGCCAACCCGGTCGCCGCGGAGGGACTCGGCACGAACCTGTTCGGCGCGTCCGCGATCCCGCTGCTGGCGATGCTGGCGCTGTGGTTCGGCGGCCTGGCGAGCTTCGTCGCGCTCCAGGCGGTGACCGGCCGCACGCTGGCTTCGCGCATGTCCTCGCCCACCCTCGCGATGCGCGCGCTGGCTCCGGCCGCGGCACTGGGCGCCATCCAGGGCCTGCTCGTGGCGGGGGTCGTTCAGCTCGCCGCCGCCTACGCGTGGGGAGACTTCTGGGTGTTCGCGCTGGTATGCGTGGTCGCCGGCGTCGCCTTCGCGGCGGTCAACCAGGCGCTGGTGGCCGTCTTCGGCGGGGCGGGGCACGGCATCGCAGCGCTCATCGGCGTCCTGGCAGTCGCGACCGGCATCGTGTCCACCGTGCCGGGCGTGCTCATGTCGATCGCGTCGCTCCTGCCGACCGCACCCGCCTACAACGCGATGGTCGGCGCCCTCACCGCCGCCGGAGGTGTCGGGGCCGGTCTCGTCGGCCTCGTCGTCTGGGCGGTCCTCGCGCTGGCCGTGACCGTCATCGCGGTCACGCGACGGCGGACGACGTCGGCGCGCGCGCTGCTGGCGGCATCCCCCGCCTGA